One segment of Streptomyces sp. YIM 121038 DNA contains the following:
- a CDS encoding ABC transporter permease translates to MTTETSAAPAPAPRPRALTWARRRHSAARFWREYRTHRAGLFGLAVLVLISLAAVFAPLLVGSDADSVTRAPGDAMESPNGEFPLGTDQFGRDLLALLVYGARISLTIGLLAAFLSVAIGTVVGITAGHYRGWYGTVLMRVTDWFLVMPTLVLAIALAVVMSGSLSTIILAIGVTTWPTTARLVRAQTLAVESRPYIERARALGGGHTHIMLRHVLPNVMPLVLAQTTLVISGAILTEATLAFLGLGDPTAVSWGGLLQDAREAGAVSAGDWWYLAPPGIAIAVVALAFTLCGRAVESVLNPRLGVSH, encoded by the coding sequence ATGACGACCGAGACGAGCGCCGCACCGGCCCCGGCGCCCCGCCCCCGCGCCCTCACCTGGGCGCGCCGACGGCACTCCGCGGCCCGCTTCTGGCGCGAGTACCGCACCCACCGGGCGGGGCTCTTCGGCCTCGCCGTGCTCGTCCTGATCTCGCTCGCCGCGGTCTTCGCGCCGCTGCTCGTCGGCTCGGACGCGGACAGCGTGACCCGGGCGCCGGGCGACGCCATGGAGTCCCCCAACGGCGAGTTCCCGCTCGGCACCGACCAGTTCGGGCGCGACCTGCTCGCGCTCCTGGTGTACGGGGCGCGGATCTCCCTCACCATCGGGCTGCTCGCCGCGTTCCTGTCCGTGGCCATCGGCACGGTCGTGGGCATCACGGCGGGGCACTACCGCGGCTGGTACGGGACGGTCCTGATGCGCGTCACCGACTGGTTCCTCGTGATGCCCACGCTGGTGCTCGCGATCGCCCTGGCCGTCGTGATGTCCGGCTCCCTGAGCACGATCATCCTGGCCATCGGCGTCACGACCTGGCCCACGACGGCCCGTCTGGTGCGCGCGCAGACGCTGGCGGTCGAGTCCCGCCCCTACATCGAGCGGGCCCGCGCCCTCGGCGGCGGGCACACCCACATCATGCTCCGCCACGTGCTGCCCAACGTCATGCCGCTGGTGCTCGCGCAGACGACCCTCGTCATCTCGGGCGCCATCCTCACCGAGGCCACGCTCGCCTTCCTCGGCCTCGGCGACCCGACCGCGGTCTCCTGGGGCGGGCTGCTCCAGGACGCCCGCGAGGCGGGTGCCGTCAGTGCGGGCGACTGGTGGTACCTGGCGCCGCCCGGCATCGCCATCGCCGTGGTCGCGCTCGCGTTCACGCTGTGCGGGCGGGCCGTGGAGTCCGTGCTCAACCCCAGGCTGGGGGTGTCCCATTGA
- a CDS encoding ABC transporter permease, with amino-acid sequence MTAADNSAAALLAAEAEDAASGPATPAGRRSRGPRARNTTAYLTYVAGKLGGALVSMFAVLVTSFFLFRLIPGDPVKQMTGGRRVSSEQLAAMRAEFGLDDPVWKQFTDYCGNVLTGDFGTSYQFHAPVMDKITEALGPTLWLTGTAYVLYTLLGIWLGTRAAWRNGRIGDRFHTGLALTLYSVPSFWLGLLLIITFSVGAGPLPGLFPTGGMESGDETGVAYVVDVAHHMILPVLTLVAVGYAQTLLVMRSSLLDEMGSDYLTTARAKGLRDDLVRRRHAVPNALLPTVTLMFVNLGTVVAGAILVETVFSWPGLGSLFYQALSVPDLPLVQGLFFVFATAVILMNTVADVIYPLLDPRVGR; translated from the coding sequence ATGACCGCGGCAGACAACAGCGCGGCGGCGCTCCTCGCCGCCGAGGCGGAGGACGCGGCGTCCGGCCCGGCCACACCGGCCGGCCGCCGGAGCCGCGGCCCCCGGGCCCGCAACACCACCGCCTATCTGACGTACGTCGCGGGCAAGCTCGGCGGCGCGCTCGTCTCGATGTTCGCCGTGCTCGTCACGAGCTTCTTCCTCTTCCGGCTCATCCCGGGCGACCCGGTGAAGCAGATGACCGGCGGGCGCCGCGTGTCGAGCGAGCAACTGGCGGCGATGCGCGCCGAGTTCGGCCTCGACGACCCGGTGTGGAAGCAGTTCACCGACTACTGCGGCAACGTCCTCACCGGGGACTTCGGCACGTCGTACCAGTTCCACGCCCCGGTCATGGACAAGATCACCGAGGCGCTCGGGCCGACGCTGTGGCTCACCGGGACGGCGTACGTCCTCTACACGCTCCTCGGCATCTGGCTCGGCACGCGCGCGGCGTGGCGCAACGGCCGGATCGGGGACCGGTTCCACACCGGGCTCGCCCTGACCCTGTACTCGGTGCCGTCGTTCTGGCTCGGTCTGCTGCTCATCATCACCTTCTCGGTGGGCGCGGGGCCGCTGCCCGGCCTCTTCCCGACCGGCGGCATGGAGAGCGGCGACGAGACCGGCGTCGCGTACGTGGTGGACGTGGCGCACCACATGATCCTGCCGGTGCTCACGCTCGTCGCCGTCGGATACGCGCAGACGCTGCTCGTCATGCGCTCCTCGCTGCTCGACGAGATGGGCAGCGACTATCTGACGACGGCCCGCGCCAAGGGGCTCAGGGACGACCTGGTGCGCCGCCGCCACGCCGTGCCGAACGCGCTCCTGCCGACGGTCACGCTGATGTTCGTGAACCTGGGCACCGTGGTGGCGGGCGCGATCCTCGTCGAGACCGTCTTCTCCTGGCCGGGCCTCGGCAGCCTGTTCTACCAGGCGCTGAGCGTGCCCGACCTGCCCCTGGTGCAGGGCCTGTTCTTCGTCTTCGCCACCGCGGTGATCCTCATGAACACGGTCGCCGACGTGATCTATCCGCTGCTCGACCCGAGGGTGGGACGATGA
- a CDS encoding ABC transporter substrate-binding protein, with amino-acid sequence MDTRDQHGRTSTSRSRLLVAGGALAALGLTAGLATPLNPAPQQAHAKGDGKKTLTVAVAQSVDSLSPFLAQRLLSTSIHRLTYEYLTNYDPKDNHTVPGFATEWKPSADKLTWTYTIRSDSTWSDGKKATAEDAAWTFNKIMSKEGTATANSNFVTNFKKVTAPSPTRLVIELKKPQSTMAALDVPIVPKHVWEKVDDLSKFNNDKDFPVVGNGPFVLSDFKVDRYVRLKANKDFWRGAPKFDELVFKTYKDQDAAVAALKKGEVSFVAGQPALTPAQANGLKGESDIKVNNGPGRRFFAIATNPGARTRDGKKFGDGHPALLDKRVRQALFLSVDRKTIVDKVFQGNAVEGAGYIPPRFSEYAWQPSPDQRLAYDPKRAAALLDKAGYKKNSGGKRVGKDGKPLDFRILCHATDPNDKAVGKYLKEWWGDLGIGLKVNCLDDVSVPWYAGEYDLAFDGWSVNPDPDFVLGIHTCAALPEKAKESAATDNFICDKKFDDLYEKQLAEYDPAKRAAIVRQMQSWLYDSGYMNVMAYPNAVEAYRTDQIKSITTMPEAAGNIYGQDGYWSWWSATPASGDGNSDGGGSTGVIIGIAVAAAVVVGGGALIALRRRSTAEDRE; translated from the coding sequence ATGGACACACGAGATCAGCACGGCAGAACCAGCACGAGCCGCTCCCGGCTCCTCGTCGCGGGCGGCGCCCTCGCCGCCCTCGGCCTCACGGCCGGGCTCGCGACACCGCTCAACCCGGCTCCGCAGCAGGCCCACGCCAAGGGCGACGGCAAGAAGACGCTCACCGTCGCGGTCGCGCAGAGCGTGGACTCGCTCAGCCCGTTCCTGGCCCAGCGGCTGCTCAGCACCAGCATCCACCGGCTGACGTACGAGTACCTCACGAACTACGACCCGAAGGACAACCACACCGTCCCGGGGTTCGCCACCGAATGGAAGCCGTCGGCGGACAAGCTCACATGGACGTACACCATCCGGTCCGACTCGACGTGGTCGGACGGGAAGAAGGCGACCGCCGAGGACGCCGCCTGGACGTTCAACAAGATCATGTCCAAGGAGGGCACGGCCACCGCCAACTCCAACTTCGTCACCAACTTCAAGAAGGTGACGGCACCCTCCCCCACCCGGCTCGTCATCGAGCTGAAGAAGCCGCAGTCCACGATGGCGGCGCTCGACGTCCCCATCGTGCCCAAGCACGTCTGGGAGAAGGTCGACGACCTCTCCAAGTTCAACAACGACAAGGACTTCCCCGTCGTCGGGAACGGCCCCTTCGTCCTCTCCGACTTCAAGGTCGACCGGTACGTGCGACTGAAGGCCAACAAGGACTTCTGGCGCGGGGCGCCGAAGTTCGACGAGCTGGTCTTCAAGACGTACAAGGACCAGGACGCGGCCGTCGCCGCGCTCAAGAAGGGCGAGGTGTCCTTCGTCGCCGGGCAGCCCGCACTCACGCCCGCGCAGGCGAACGGCCTCAAGGGCGAGTCCGACATCAAGGTGAACAACGGCCCCGGGCGGCGCTTCTTCGCCATCGCCACCAACCCGGGGGCGCGGACCCGGGACGGGAAGAAGTTCGGCGACGGCCATCCGGCGCTGCTCGACAAGCGGGTGCGGCAGGCCCTCTTCCTGTCCGTCGACCGCAAGACGATCGTGGACAAGGTCTTCCAGGGCAACGCCGTCGAGGGCGCCGGATACATTCCGCCGCGCTTCTCCGAGTACGCCTGGCAGCCGTCCCCGGACCAGAGGCTCGCGTACGACCCGAAGCGGGCCGCGGCCCTCCTGGACAAGGCCGGGTACAAGAAGAACAGCGGCGGCAAGCGCGTCGGCAAGGACGGCAAGCCCCTCGACTTCCGCATCCTCTGCCACGCCACCGACCCCAACGACAAGGCCGTCGGGAAGTACCTCAAGGAGTGGTGGGGCGACCTCGGCATCGGGCTCAAGGTGAACTGTCTCGACGACGTCTCCGTTCCCTGGTACGCCGGTGAGTACGACCTCGCCTTCGACGGCTGGTCGGTGAATCCGGACCCGGACTTCGTCCTCGGCATCCACACCTGCGCCGCGCTCCCCGAGAAGGCGAAGGAGAGCGCCGCCACCGACAACTTCATCTGCGACAAGAAGTTCGACGACCTGTACGAGAAGCAGCTCGCCGAGTACGACCCGGCCAAGCGCGCGGCGATCGTCCGGCAGATGCAGTCCTGGCTGTACGACTCGGGCTACATGAACGTGATGGCGTACCCGAACGCCGTCGAGGCCTACCGCACCGACCAGATCAAGTCCATCACCACCATGCCGGAGGCCGCGGGCAACATTTACGGCCAGGACGGCTATTGGAGTTGGTGGTCGGCGACCCCGGCGAGTGGGGACGGCAATTCCGATGGGGGCGGCTCCACCGGTGTCATCATCGGTATCGCCGTCGCCGCGGCGGTGGTCGTGGGCGGCGGAGCCCTGATCGCCCTGCGCCGCCGCTCGACCGCAGAGGACCGCGAGTAA
- a CDS encoding SCO5717 family growth-regulating ATPase, with translation MNSDRDKIRGGWDTPVDDQSDAESAAETTGEFTIDYAPPAWYTQNASGSSQDTSAAPPVSTPPPPVSTPFSGDAEPSGGEAAGASGAGSVSAPGTGSGTGTRAGDSGRVPAPAPVTAVPKLPVGSGFQRDWTVPPPPTAPPVSGGASDWSGAVAGAGAEGGDLESGATMRFSAAALKREMAEQGAARPEDQAAGEAEEAGEAREEGGAEGSAAVGEPAAAEDLAAEDLAAKGAAAEGAVPSGDVASGEAGSGAVASDEAGSREVTSHAAASREAGSSEVTANAAGSSEAASGEVASHAVASGYPGPGDAAPGEVASVDAASDAAASQGTPSQGTASQGTPSTGAASDAAAPHGSAATGAAPDATAPQGMAPTSTASDATAPHSTAPTSTASDAATPRSTPFDGSVSGAAQAGAAGEGEGREGSAPAAAVDAPASAPPVDAPPPTGAPVDVPPSFGTVADTPAPTGPPADVPPTGPPVNLPPPTGAPIVAPPPTGVPVAPAEAVAPPAAPEAAPADVPDAAPPAWSPPPAPQGGLPPLPPAFQPAAPAAAPQWPAQNQVAPPATPQAQAQPPVEPQAPAPVPQAWNAPTGPVPPAAPQGGYGFPASAAPEAAAAPQQPQPGYAHPANPPAPQGSYGFPQATPPAPVPQQTPQAPQAQPPQPAPQPLPPAQPLPPVQAAQAQQPQPQAPVDPRTGTAWPQPVRHDQRERTNPGAPLGYTAAVELSSDRLLNNKKQKTKSSRPVGGSRFRLGGKKEEAERQRKLELIRTPVLSCYRIAVISLKGGVGKTTTTTALGSTLASERQDKILAIDANPDAGTLGRRVRRETGATIRDLVQAIPYLNSYMDIRRFTSQASSGLEIIANDVDPAVSTTFNDEDYRRAIDVLGKQYPIILTDSGTGLLYSAMRGVLDLADQLIIISTPSVDGASSASTTLDWLSAHGYADLVQRSITVISGVRETGKMIKVEDIVSHFETRCRGVVVVPFDEHLAAGAEVDLDMMRPKVREAYFTLAAMVGEDFTRAQQAQGLWTSDGNPPPRVAPPLPGQQGLPGQQGLPGQQGLSGQQGYPVPGAQPYGGAPGGYPQQPPPGPGQMAPPQQ, from the coding sequence GTGAACAGCGATCGGGACAAGATCCGCGGCGGCTGGGACACACCCGTCGACGATCAGTCCGACGCGGAGTCCGCTGCCGAGACGACGGGCGAGTTCACCATCGACTACGCCCCGCCCGCCTGGTACACGCAGAACGCCTCCGGCAGCAGTCAGGACACGTCGGCCGCGCCGCCGGTGTCCACGCCTCCTCCGCCCGTGTCCACGCCGTTCTCGGGCGACGCCGAGCCCTCTGGGGGTGAGGCCGCGGGGGCGTCCGGCGCCGGTTCCGTTTCCGCCCCTGGTACTGGTTCCGGTACTGGTACTAGGGCGGGTGATTCCGGTCGTGTTCCCGCCCCTGCTCCCGTGACGGCCGTGCCCAAGCTTCCCGTCGGCAGCGGTTTCCAGCGGGACTGGACCGTGCCACCGCCCCCCACGGCTCCGCCCGTCTCCGGCGGGGCCTCGGACTGGAGCGGGGCCGTCGCCGGTGCCGGGGCCGAGGGCGGCGACCTGGAGAGCGGGGCGACCATGCGGTTCTCCGCTGCCGCGCTGAAGCGGGAGATGGCAGAGCAGGGCGCCGCCCGGCCCGAGGACCAGGCCGCCGGTGAGGCCGAGGAGGCTGGAGAGGCCCGGGAGGAGGGCGGTGCCGAAGGCTCGGCTGCGGTCGGGGAGCCTGCGGCTGCGGAGGACTTGGCCGCGGAGGACTTGGCCGCAAAGGGTGCGGCCGCGGAGGGTGCGGTGCCGTCCGGCGACGTGGCCTCGGGGGAGGCGGGCTCCGGTGCGGTGGCCTCCGACGAGGCGGGCTCCCGTGAGGTGACCTCCCATGCGGCGGCCTCCCGTGAGGCGGGCTCCAGCGAGGTGACTGCCAATGCGGCGGGCTCCAGCGAGGCGGCCTCCGGAGAGGTGGCCTCCCATGCGGTGGCCTCCGGCTACCCGGGCCCCGGGGATGCGGCGCCCGGGGAGGTGGCTTCCGTTGACGCGGCGTCCGATGCCGCGGCTTCGCAGGGCACACCTTCGCAAGGCACGGCCTCGCAGGGCACGCCTTCCACTGGCGCGGCGTCCGACGCGGCCGCTCCGCACGGCTCGGCCGCCACCGGCGCGGCGCCCGACGCCACCGCTCCCCAAGGCATGGCCCCCACCAGCACAGCCTCCGACGCCACCGCCCCCCACAGCACGGCCCCCACCAGCACAGCCTCCGACGCCGCCACCCCCCGCAGCACGCCTTTCGACGGCTCCGTGAGCGGTGCGGCTCAAGCAGGGGCTGCCGGTGAGGGCGAGGGCCGGGAGGGCTCCGCCCCCGCGGCCGCCGTGGACGCGCCCGCCTCCGCCCCGCCGGTCGACGCGCCACCGCCCACCGGGGCCCCCGTCGACGTCCCGCCCTCCTTCGGCACGGTCGCCGACACCCCGGCGCCCACCGGCCCGCCTGCCGACGTGCCGCCGACCGGTCCGCCCGTCAACCTGCCGCCTCCCACCGGGGCCCCGATCGTCGCTCCGCCTCCCACGGGGGTGCCCGTCGCCCCGGCCGAAGCCGTCGCTCCCCCGGCGGCACCGGAGGCCGCGCCCGCCGACGTACCCGACGCCGCGCCGCCCGCGTGGAGCCCGCCGCCCGCGCCGCAGGGCGGACTGCCGCCGCTGCCGCCCGCGTTCCAGCCCGCCGCACCGGCGGCCGCGCCGCAGTGGCCCGCGCAGAACCAGGTCGCGCCCCCTGCCACGCCGCAGGCCCAGGCCCAGCCGCCCGTCGAGCCCCAGGCCCCCGCGCCGGTACCGCAGGCCTGGAACGCGCCCACCGGGCCGGTCCCGCCCGCCGCACCGCAGGGCGGGTACGGCTTCCCCGCCTCAGCCGCGCCCGAGGCCGCCGCCGCGCCGCAGCAGCCGCAGCCGGGCTACGCCCATCCGGCCAACCCGCCTGCTCCCCAAGGCAGTTACGGCTTCCCCCAGGCCACTCCCCCGGCCCCCGTGCCCCAGCAGACCCCGCAGGCCCCGCAGGCCCAGCCGCCGCAGCCCGCCCCGCAGCCGCTCCCGCCCGCGCAGCCCCTGCCTCCCGTCCAGGCCGCGCAGGCGCAGCAACCCCAGCCGCAGGCGCCCGTCGACCCGCGCACCGGAACCGCCTGGCCGCAGCCCGTGCGGCACGATCAGCGCGAGCGCACCAACCCGGGGGCGCCGCTCGGGTACACCGCGGCCGTGGAGCTGTCCTCCGACCGGCTGCTCAACAACAAGAAGCAGAAGACCAAGAGCAGCCGTCCCGTAGGCGGCTCCCGGTTCCGGCTCGGCGGCAAGAAGGAGGAGGCCGAGCGGCAGCGGAAGCTGGAGCTGATCCGCACCCCGGTGCTCTCCTGCTACCGCATCGCCGTCATCAGCCTCAAGGGCGGCGTCGGCAAGACGACCACGACGACCGCGCTCGGCTCCACCCTCGCCAGCGAGCGGCAGGACAAGATCCTCGCCATCGACGCCAACCCGGACGCCGGTACGCTCGGGCGGCGCGTGCGGCGCGAGACCGGGGCGACCATCCGCGACCTCGTCCAGGCCATCCCGTACCTCAACTCGTACATGGACATCCGGCGCTTCACCTCGCAGGCGTCGTCCGGCCTGGAGATCATCGCCAACGACGTCGACCCCGCCGTGTCCACGACCTTCAACGACGAGGACTACCGGCGCGCCATCGACGTCCTCGGCAAGCAGTACCCGATCATCCTGACGGACTCGGGCACGGGGCTCCTCTACAGCGCGATGCGCGGGGTGCTCGACCTCGCCGACCAGCTCATCATCATCTCCACGCCGTCCGTGGACGGGGCGTCCAGCGCCTCCACGACGCTGGACTGGCTCTCCGCGCACGGGTACGCGGATCTGGTGCAGCGGTCCATCACGGTCATCTCCGGGGTGCGCGAGACCGGCAAGATGATCAAGGTGGAGGACATCGTGTCGCACTTCGAGACGCGCTGCCGGGGGGTGGTCGTGGTGCCCTTCGACGAGCACCTCGCCGCCGGGGCCGAGGTCGACCTCGACATGATGCGGCCGAAGGTGCGGGAGGCGTACTTCACGCTGGCCGCGATGGTGGGTGAGGACTTCACCCGGGCGCAGCAGGCACAGGGGCTGTGGACCTCGGACGGGAACCCGCCGCCGCGGGTGGCTCCGCCGCTGCCGGGGCAGCAGGGGCTGCCGGGGCAGCAGGGGCTGCCGGGGCAGCAGGGGCTGTCGGGGCAGCAGGGGTATCCCGTGCCGGGGGCCCAGCCGTACGGGGGTGCCCCCGGGGGCTACCCCCAGCAGCCCCCGCCGGGGCCTGGGCAGATGGCTCCACCTCAGCAGTAG
- a CDS encoding DUF397 domain-containing protein, which translates to MAEAQDEEVRARKEREKNELYALDISGVEWQSAPGTEAHEERVEIAHLPDGAVAMRSSLAPETVLRYTKAEWNAFVLGARDGEFDLEPAPHNGGMPAAEPSE; encoded by the coding sequence ATGGCCGAAGCACAGGACGAGGAAGTCAGGGCGCGCAAGGAGCGCGAGAAGAACGAGCTCTACGCTCTCGACATCTCCGGGGTGGAATGGCAGAGCGCCCCCGGCACCGAGGCGCACGAGGAGCGGGTGGAGATCGCCCATCTGCCGGACGGCGCGGTGGCGATGCGGTCGTCCCTCGCACCCGAGACCGTGCTGCGGTACACCAAGGCCGAGTGGAACGCCTTCGTACTGGGCGCGCGGGACGGGGAGTTCGACCTGGAGCCCGCCCCGCACAACGGTGGCATGCCCGCGGCCGAGCCGTCGGAGTGA
- a CDS encoding PQQ-binding-like beta-propeller repeat protein, protein MSQGPPRSQFTQSVLAVDNARKQRRTRLLAGLAGLLALVLCAGGWMVWAAADDGEAGNQGAKAVQQAPDAIRDTVETAPSSPVGHLAVDYREKGFAKRFGRDASVRAPGTWATDETLVRGVGGTLKGFEVGTSKEVWSTDLGGPVCGTTRHVTADGRTAVLFQEPTKPAEDDDKKSDGKNKKKADKKSDKKSDKKDDKKGSKNKKKGSKKDDKKKGDDKKKGKGKKGRADTPAPAPCTQLALVDLDTGKKLWQVALPDAEDASPTSTNVTLTRGTVTVAWGRGSVAYDMKAGKPLWRDTRPSACENAGLAGGNVLLALRRCGADADRTYRVQRLDPRTGKPQWTYNVASGVQRVHLVSSEPAVVAVAVRGPGVDKLLALDDLGAYRSTVDMPEGRYIDDCFTARFGTVETCDAIVAERDRLFLATKPKDPEVNRIVSFDLATGKVVRRFDSRGRGAMYPLELSGGKLLAFRGSADGVAPDAVVSLDPESGRETPFLLFSVPDAAGPVKPGETDVLVEGGRVFIAPKELRAERGEDGEGAAYGALGVEGA, encoded by the coding sequence GTGAGCCAAGGCCCACCCCGTTCCCAGTTCACCCAGTCCGTCCTGGCCGTGGACAACGCGCGCAAACAGCGCCGCACGCGCCTGCTCGCGGGCCTGGCCGGGCTCCTGGCCCTCGTGCTGTGCGCGGGCGGCTGGATGGTCTGGGCCGCGGCCGACGACGGCGAGGCGGGGAACCAGGGCGCGAAGGCCGTCCAGCAGGCGCCGGACGCCATCAGGGACACCGTCGAGACGGCCCCGAGCTCCCCCGTGGGCCACCTGGCCGTCGACTACCGGGAGAAGGGGTTCGCGAAGCGGTTCGGCCGGGACGCCTCCGTGCGCGCCCCCGGCACCTGGGCCACGGACGAGACCCTCGTACGCGGTGTGGGCGGCACCCTCAAGGGCTTCGAGGTCGGGACGTCCAAGGAGGTGTGGTCGACCGACCTGGGCGGACCGGTCTGCGGTACCACCCGGCACGTCACCGCGGACGGCCGCACGGCCGTCCTCTTCCAGGAGCCCACGAAGCCCGCCGAGGACGACGACAAGAAGAGCGACGGCAAGAACAAGAAGAAGGCCGACAAGAAGAGCGACAAGAAGAGCGACAAGAAGGACGACAAGAAGGGGAGCAAGAACAAGAAGAAGGGGAGCAAGAAGGACGACAAGAAGAAGGGCGACGACAAGAAGAAGGGCAAGGGCAAGAAGGGCCGCGCCGACACCCCCGCCCCGGCACCCTGCACCCAGCTCGCCCTCGTCGACCTCGACACCGGCAAGAAGCTCTGGCAGGTCGCGCTCCCCGACGCCGAGGACGCCTCCCCGACGAGCACGAACGTGACCCTGACCCGCGGGACGGTCACCGTCGCCTGGGGCCGGGGCTCCGTCGCGTACGACATGAAGGCCGGGAAGCCGCTCTGGCGGGACACGCGCCCCTCGGCGTGCGAGAACGCGGGCCTGGCCGGCGGGAACGTCCTGCTCGCCCTGCGCCGGTGCGGCGCCGACGCCGACCGTACGTACCGCGTCCAGCGCCTCGACCCGCGGACGGGCAAGCCGCAGTGGACGTACAACGTCGCCAGCGGCGTGCAGCGCGTGCACCTCGTGTCGTCCGAGCCCGCCGTGGTGGCCGTCGCGGTCAGGGGCCCCGGCGTGGACAAGCTGCTCGCCCTCGACGACCTGGGCGCCTACCGGTCCACGGTCGACATGCCGGAGGGCCGCTACATCGACGACTGCTTCACGGCCCGCTTCGGGACCGTGGAGACCTGCGACGCCATCGTGGCGGAGCGCGACCGGCTGTTCCTCGCGACCAAGCCCAAGGACCCCGAGGTGAACCGGATCGTCTCGTTCGACTTGGCGACGGGCAAGGTCGTCCGCAGGTTCGACTCGCGGGGCCGCGGTGCGATGTACCCGCTGGAGCTCAGCGGCGGCAAGCTGCTCGCCTTCCGGGGGAGCGCCGACGGAGTCGCCCCGGACGCCGTCGTGAGCCTGGACCCGGAATCGGGCAGGGAGACCCCGTTCCTGCTGTTCAGCGTCCCGGACGCCGCCGGACCCGTGAAGCCGGGGGAGACCGACGTGCTCGTCGAGGGGGGCCGGGTCTTCATCGCCCCCAAGGAGCTGCGCGCCGAGCGGGGCGAGGACGGGGAGGGCGCGGCCTACGGCGCCCTGGGCGTCGAGGGGGCGTGA
- the rpsO gene encoding 30S ribosomal protein S15: MSLDAATKKQIMTEFGQKEGDTGSPEVQVALLSRRISDLTEHLKTHKHDHHSRRGLLILVGQRRRLLQYLAKKDIQRFRALVDRLGIRRGAAGAK, from the coding sequence GTGTCGCTCGACGCCGCCACGAAGAAGCAGATCATGACCGAGTTCGGCCAGAAGGAGGGCGACACCGGCTCCCCCGAGGTCCAGGTCGCGCTGCTCTCGCGCCGCATCTCGGACCTGACCGAGCACCTGAAGACGCACAAGCACGACCACCACTCCCGTCGTGGTCTGCTGATCCTGGTCGGCCAGCGTCGCCGCCTGCTTCAGTACCTGGCCAAGAAGGACATCCAGCGCTTCCGTGCCCTGGTTGACCGCCTGGGCATCCGCCGCGGTGCGGCGGGCGCCAAGTAA